A window of Pectinophora gossypiella chromosome 12, ilPecGoss1.1, whole genome shotgun sequence contains these coding sequences:
- the LOC126371210 gene encoding nuclear pore complex protein Nup107: MNFDRTVQFHSTQHTPVRNRRTRQLLERENTLNLSPILNETSIFKTLNDTSLRQVLDESSIVVNTGSAGDGLNEAFFEIIQTSRATDVLDTLARLAQVCCDSLELVEPWNRYNAQNYWLAEEANTWKLLHCLYADSITEHPESLDSLLTGTILSQQTLVSALFQSDSELRLLQLLVDWLEATAAYQEEATKTSAPVIGNNIHWGNTLHQLLIGSSLFNKDKNKAMITCMDPDAPKRQMKTIHSDDQKDDNDLCKRIFTEVRCGKFKEAVSLCINAGQAWRAAVLQGWILLHYLPRDEPNAPLEITGNPSRDLWKWCALSIANNVSENIYYRATVGILCGHLESTLPACQGNWEDLLWAHMRSQIEARVDKFLHEHHATVDANTTTPEVLELVQTKLKVEEISLQQIFSAVKALMDGKRESNYQTCQRHLMLGHIRIIMQESLQWLDEGEERFIRFLAHLILILRQMGKDPQHDVGDKVLEKYVTQLIEKLDGSIECPELIAYYTSTVPISRQILLYAELMDKVHKSDYRQGVVKAGMSAGVDVAASARVAIKKAITDIQQGYGNLDLTFTQTTAVEKDKTLITKVISSLEWLSLISNQLEEALWLSNAMIRTFIFIGNTDAALSCVVNVSRMFPDFLNKVSSNSSELREHLCLKAYLEALEGFATWYRHFISGQPKDVEPLPADATFSDKVHHEQRCAQVEQQKQRWMNAVLHQSRHTKNLLYNVLLFPGGWLQDENDSTCSPNFTDEEKQERIKQLETLRRLCIPEVVILILKILQSNDDIENHKEALKLSNLIAAENRCLYKVFTKNKLMEVLDRIKESSLLLLEKGRDMFGYEISD, encoded by the coding sequence ATGAATTTCGATAGAACGGTGCAATTTCATTCAACGCAACATACTCCAGTAAGAAATAGACGGACTCGACAGTTACTTGAAAGAGAAAATACGCTAAATCTCTCGCCGATCCTTAACGAAACTTCCATCTTCAAAACACTCAATGATACGAGCTTGCGACAAGTTTTAGATGAATCTTCGATAGTAGTGAATACGGGAAGCGCCGGCGATGGTTTGAATGAAGCCTTCTTCGAGATAATACAGACTAGCAGAGCGACCGATGTGCTAGATACATTAGCGAGGTTAGCTCAAGTTTGCTGCGATTCTCTGGAGTTAGTAGAACCCTGGAACAGGTATAATGCTCAAAATTATTGGTTAGCGGAGGAGGCTAATACATGGAAGCTTCTTCATTGTTTATATGCAGATTCTATAACTGAACATCCCGAGTCCTTAGATTCTTTGTTGACTGGAACCATACTGTCACAGCAGACTCTGGTCAGTGCTTTGTTTCAAAGTGACTCTGAGCTTAGACTATTACAGCTGCTAGTAGATTGGCTGGAAGCTACAGCAGCATATCAAGAGGAGGCAACCAAAACATCAGCACCCGTTATAGGCAACAATATACATTGGGGAAACACACTTCATCAGTTGTTAATTGGATCCAGTTTGTTCAATAAAGATAAGAATAAGGCCATGATAACTTGCATGGATCCTGATGCACCAAAGCGTCAGATGAAAACTATACACTCTGATGATCAAAAGGATGACAATGATTTGTGTAAAAGAATTTTCACAGAAGTGCGTTGTGGAAAATTTAAGGAGGCAGTATCCCTTTGTATTAATGCTGGGCAGGCATGGAGAGCAGCAGTGTTGCAAGGATGGATATTGCTGCACTACTTGCCCAGGGATGAGCCCAATGCTCCTCTAGAAATAACTGGAAATCCATCTAGGGATCTGTGGAAGTGGTGTGCATTGAGCATTGCAAATAATGTTTCTGAGAACATTTATTACAGAGCAACTGTAGGCATACTGTGCGGTCATTTAGAGAGCACACTTCCAGCTTGCCAGGGGAATTGGGAAGATTTGCTATGGGCACACATGAGATCACAGATTGAAGCCAGAGTAGACAAATTCCTGCATGAACATCACGCCACTGTTGATGCAAATACCACAACACCAGAGGTTTTGGAGTTGGTGCAAACAAAGCTTAAAGTTGAAGAGATATCTTTGCAGCAAATTTTTAGTGCTGTGAAGGCACTGATGGATGGCAAGAGAGAATCAAATTATCAGACTTGCCAACGTCATCTGATGCTTGGTCACATCAGAATTATAATGCAGGAATCTCTGCAGTGGCTTGATGAGGGTGAAGAGAGATTTATCAGGTTTCTGGCTcatttgattttaatattgagacAAATGGGGAAGGATCCACAACATGATGTGGGTGACAAAGTTTTGGAGAAATATGTTACACAGCTGATTGAAAAACTTGATGGATCAATTGAATGTCCTGAATTGATTGCCTATTATACCTCAACAGTGCCAATATCAAGACAAATTCTACTTTATGCAGAGCTTATGGACAAGGTTCATAAGAGTGACTACAGACAAGGAGTTGTTAAAGCTGGAATGAGTGCAGGAGTGGATGTGGCAGCCTCAGCTAGAGTCGCTATTAAGAAGGCCATCACTGATATTCAGCAAGGTTATGGAAATTTAGACTTAACATTTACTCAAACTACTGCAGTTGAAAAAGACAAAACATTGATCACCAAGGTGATATCATCTCTTGAGTGGTTGTCACTGATATCTAACCAGCTTGAGGAAGCTTTATGGCTGAGCAATGCCATGATTCGTACATTCATATTCATTGGAAACACAGATGCAGCACTATCCTGTGTAGTCAATGTCAGCCGAATGTTCCCTGATTTTCTCAATAAAGTTTCTTCTAACTCCTCCGAACTAAGGGAACATTTGTGCCTGAAAGCATATTTGGAAGCCCTTGAAGGGTTTGCAACCTGGTACAGACATTTCATAAGTGGCCAACCTAAAGATGTAGAACCTTTGCCTGCAGATGCTACATTCTCAGACAAAGTGCATCATGAGCAGAGATGTGCTCAAGTTGAACAGCAAAAGCAGAGGTGGATGAATGCTGTGCTACACCAATCTCGTCACACGAAGAACTTACTGTACAATGTTTTACTTTTCCCTGGTGGATGGCTTCAAGACGAAAACGACAGTACATGTTCTCCTAACTTCACTGATGAAGAAAAACAAGAGAGAATCAAACAGTTGGAAACATTGAGACGTCTTTGCATTCCTGAAGTTGTAATTCTGATACTGAAAATCTTGCAGAGCAATGATGATATTGAAAACCACAAGGAAGCCTTGAAATTGAGCAATTTGATTGCAGCAGAAAATAGATGTCTCTACAAAgttttcacaaaaaataaactcaTGGAGGTATTGGATAGGATCAAGGAATCTTCACTGTTGCTGTTGGAGAAAGGAAGAGATATGTTTGGTTATGAAATAAGTGATTAA